From Pseudovibrio sp. Tun.PSC04-5.I4, a single genomic window includes:
- a CDS encoding GNAT family N-acetyltransferase: MAMFPELHSERLILRDFRKSDFDIHNEFLSDFDVSKMLTVVPHPYTKDDGEWWFDHCLTTPHNEEINWVIDNGEGLVGVIGIRNVSTTPHLGYWLAKSAWGKGYASEATNMVCDYVFNRLSALAMNTGLFTINPKSLNVLQKNGFEVTGETKEKNRARGDIEMDYTTVTLTKDRWQAMQAIAA, translated from the coding sequence ATGGCGATGTTTCCGGAGCTGCATTCCGAGCGGTTGATACTACGTGATTTTCGTAAGAGCGATTTCGACATTCACAATGAATTTCTGAGTGACTTCGATGTGAGTAAGATGCTCACCGTGGTTCCGCACCCTTACACTAAGGATGATGGCGAATGGTGGTTTGACCATTGCCTCACCACACCACACAATGAAGAGATCAACTGGGTTATCGACAACGGCGAAGGTTTGGTCGGTGTCATCGGCATTCGTAATGTATCGACCACCCCGCATCTTGGCTATTGGTTGGCGAAGTCTGCATGGGGCAAGGGTTATGCGAGTGAAGCAACCAACATGGTTTGCGATTACGTATTTAACCGCCTGAGTGCCTTGGCTATGAATACCGGCCTGTTCACCATCAACCCGAAATCTTTGAATGTACTTCAGAAGAACGGGTTTGAGGTTACTGGCGAGACCAAGGAAAAGAACCGGGCTCGTGGTGATATCGAGATGGACTATACAACGGTCACACTCACCAAAGACCGCTGGCAAGCAATGCAGGCCATCGCAGCTTAA